A region from the bacterium genome encodes:
- a CDS encoding ribosomal-processing cysteine protease Prp yields MIRIKLLRNKDKKIISFSCSGHSFYKKRGEDIICAGVSAILQTALLGLSEYLNLKLDVKKKDGFLEVKLCSPPPKEALSILETMRLGIYGICEKYPGYIEIVEKREEGAPCKELLANLKD; encoded by the coding sequence ATGATTAGGATAAAGCTCTTAAGGAATAAGGACAAAAAAATAATTTCCTTCTCTTGTTCTGGTCATTCATTTTATAAGAAAAGGGGAGAGGATATAATATGTGCGGGTGTCTCTGCTATTTTACAAACCGCCCTTCTTGGGCTTTCAGAATACCTTAATTTAAAGCTTGATGTAAAGAAAAAAGATGGATTTCTTGAGGTAAAACTCTGCTCTCCTCCTCCAAAAGAGGCATTATCAATCCTTGAGACAATGAGGCTTGGCATTTATGGAATTTGTGAGAAATACCCCGGGTATATTGAGATTGTAGAAAAAAGGGAAGAAGGGGCTCCTTGCAAAGAATTACTTGCAAATTTAAAGGATTAG
- a CDS encoding retroviral-like aspartic protease family protein, giving the protein MGKVIERVKMWNVWEEEQIKEGRSLPLEVEAIIDTGATRVLLPIDLVKRLGLKFSGRTKVRYADGRIEEKDVAFGLRIEILGRDTESMVVIEKEGVKPLLGQIVLEDTDLLVDCKTGKVIPNPASPDMPLLEEL; this is encoded by the coding sequence ATGGGTAAGGTGATTGAGAGGGTCAAAATGTGGAATGTGTGGGAAGAAGAGCAAATAAAAGAGGGCAGGTCTTTGCCCCTTGAGGTAGAGGCTATCATTGACACCGGTGCTACTCGGGTGTTACTACCTATTGATTTGGTTAAGCGTCTGGGTCTTAAGTTCTCAGGAAGAACAAAGGTCCGATATGCCGATGGAAGGATAGAGGAGAAAGATGTGGCCTTTGGTTTAAGAATTGAAATCCTTGGACGAGATACTGAATCCATGGTTGTCATCGAAAAGGAGGGTGTAAAACCCTTGCTTGGTCAGATTGTCCTTGAGGATACCGACCTTTTGGTAGACTGCAAAACAGGTAAAGTTATTCCCAATCCCGCATCCCCCGATATGCCGCTTTTAGAAGAGCTTTAG